A window of Camelus ferus isolate YT-003-E chromosome 1, BCGSAC_Cfer_1.0, whole genome shotgun sequence genomic DNA:
GGTCCGCGGGAGGGTCCTCAAGGCGCCGGGCAGGGAATGGCGGCGTGGTCTAGGGGACCGGGTCCGCAGAGCTCGGGGGCCAGGTCGGCGAGGCGTGGGGTGAGTACTCGGGACACGGGGCGGATCCTCGAAGCTGGAGGAATGGATCTTAAGGATGTGAGGCGGGCTCGTGGGGCTCGGGGGGCGGGTCCTCGGGGCGGCGCGCGCTGGCGCCCCCAACTCGTCCAGCACGCAGCCCCTTGGGTACCCAAGGCGAGCGGCCAGCCCAGCTCCGGCCGCTGCACTCAAGCAGCCCCGTGGCGAGCGAGCGCGAGCCGGGTCCGGGGCCGTGGCGGGAGGTGCCGCAACCAGGGTCCTTCGGCAGCCCCCATAGGGAGAAGCGAGGGCGAAGACGAGGCTGAGCGGGGCGGGAACCGTGAACCGGAGTTTCCACAAGTCTCAGATCCTGCGCTTCTACGACTGAAGCGCGGTGGAAGTCAAGAGCAAGGTGAGCCGGGGCCCGGCGGTCTGCGCCCCGCAGGGGATTCGGCGGTGCGAGAGGAACCGACGCGGGCGACAACTTTGGAGCGCGGCACTGTCCACGGGATGTGCAGGGGTCCGGCGGTCCTTCCCGCCCCTGCGCGCACACAGAGCCCGGCAGCCCCATAGGATCCAGCCGGAGCCCCGGCGCTCAGAGGGCCGCGCGGCCGCCGGACCCTTCGTGGGAGAGGTTCTTTTGCTCCACAAGCCAGAGGCGACCCTGCGCGCCGCACGGTGGAGGGGCGACGTTTCCAGGGCGACCCGGGGGCTGCTCGGATCTGGGGCCGTGGAAGAGCCTCAGGAGCCCTGGCCGAGGGAGTGCCCTAACCGCGCAGCCTCCGTCGCTGCGGAGGAGCCTCGCAACCGGCGAGGGGGAGACGAGCCGCGCGGGTCCCCAACCCCTAGCCCAGACCTCAGCCCCAGGCCCGCCCTGCGTACCGGCCCTGAGCCTCACGGCGCTCCGCAGGCCCAGATTCCCCGGGCGCACCTGACTGGCGGCCCCTCCCGCTGCCCGCGCCCTGGCCCAAGCGTGCTCGAACTTGCGGGTAGCTACGCGTTTAGGTAATTGGCTGATAGGATCTGGCGCTTCTGCCCTTTGCGGCGGTGGCTTCTTCACCGCAGACGCTTTTGTCTGCGAGAGTCCCGGTGGTGGACCCCGCGGCAGAGGAGGAGCTGCAGTTGTTCagggtcctggaggagggggcactcAAGCTGACTGTTGCCAGGGAGCCCGCTCTGGCCCTTTCTCTCTgcgccctcctccccaccccacccccacccccccacccccaccccccgccccggtAAAGCAAGACAGAGGCGCACGAGTGGTGGGAGAGGAGCCAGACCGGAGAGTGGGCTCTGACCTCCAACTCCATGCACACTTGGGTCGTGGAGTGGGTGTGCCCTGGCTGGGTCTCTGGGAAGATGAGTCCAGAGGCCCTCCTGCCTAGATTGCCCTACCGGCCAAGCGGGGGTCCTTTGGTTTAGTATTTCCAGGGCTTCCTCCGAGGATGGGGGCGGTTCTCTGCAGAAACCTCACTGCAGCTGAGTTGAGGAATTTCCTCaccattttatgtctttttttttttttgaaccccTCATATCTAATGCTATCTCCGAATGCTAATTCTGTGACCCTCGCCCTGCACTCACCCCTCTTTTAGCCCCGGAGCGCCCCCACGCCCCCAAGTTACAGGTGCCTGCTGTGTGGTGTGTGAGGGGAAGAGACAACGAGCATGAGTGGGCGACATTTCTTTAGCTCAGTGAGAATGTGGCTTTTTAGAGCTCACTGGCCACTGCAGTACCCATTGAGCACGGTCggtgtctcattttattttaactttttattttgagaccATCGTAGATTAACAAGCAGTTGTGAGAAAGAATACGGAAACGCCCCCAAAGGTAGCACCTTGTATCACAGTATCACATCCAGGACCTCGCTGGACTCGTTGGCGGCGGGTGTTTTCAGGTCTTGCACTTTTGTCGCGTGCACGTCCCTGGGCTCAGCAGTCACCAGATAGCATGCTTCTATCACAAGGGGACCTCCTGCTGCCCTTTCCTGGTGGCCACTCACTTCTAAGTGTAAGTTGGCTCACATGAACGTCACACACTATTGCTGAGTCCCACTGGCCGCTTCCCTATGCCCAGTGGCCGTGTGTGGCTTGCAGCTGCCTGACCAGATGCACAACTGCCGAGGGACAGCCCTGGAGGAAGCGCCCTCACCAGGTCCTGTCCTGCAGTCTGGACTGTCGGCAGCGTGTGGActgctggggctggagaggaagggtCTGCCTTTTGCCTTTGCCTCTCCTCAGGGACTGGGGGCTGTGGGTGTTCTGGTGGCCTAGCAGTTTGCCTCaggctgccccacctcctccactccctGAACCTGGGTTCAAGTTCAGATGCAGTGAATGGCCCCCTGGAGGCAGTGGCACAGCCAGAGCTTTAGTTGAATTTGAGAGCACCCCTGGAAGGCCACAGCAACCTGGACCCTGCTGGGCTGGCTGGTTagacacacacgcgcgcacacacacaccctttcagACAACAGGGCTTCCCTTACCGTTTGTACAGAGGGTCCATGTGGCTATTCTCTCTGTACATGCCCTCCCGCTGATGCCCTGAGTTGATACTTGCAGCCATGGAGTCCATCCCTACAGGGTTGCTGTTGTCAAAATACAGGAGGCAAAGCTTTATGACAGTGATGTCTTTATTCAGTCTAAGTGTAGCGCCAAAACACCTGGGTTTGTATGTGGAGAAAatggggctggggagctgagtCCGGCTAGTCAGCCACCGACCCTGTTGAGCtttcaggcaagttatttaacttttctgagcctcagt
This region includes:
- the LOC116664062 gene encoding uncharacterized protein LOC116664062, with translation MSWEGPAHVSPMLWEGCVNKHSLFAASTVAVQQLTHEQCWDEPRLRGRVRGRVLKAPGREWRRGLGDRVRRARGPGRRGVGAVEVKSKVSRGPAVCAPQGIRRCERNRRGRQLWSAALSTGCAGVRRSFPPLRAHRARQPHRIQPEPRRSEGRAAAGPFVGEVLLLHKPEATLRAARWRGDVSRATRGLLGSGAVEEPQEPWPRECPNRAASVAAEEPRNRRGGDEPRGSPTPSPDLSPRPALRTGPEPHGAPQAQIPRAHLTGGPSRCPRPGPSVLELAGSYAFR